Proteins encoded together in one Telopea speciosissima isolate NSW1024214 ecotype Mountain lineage chromosome 6, Tspe_v1, whole genome shotgun sequence window:
- the LOC122665599 gene encoding uncharacterized protein LOC122665599, with amino-acid sequence MERFKKLGPLVFKGVSTDPLWPAIWVEEMEKIFIVLECTDHQRVACATFMLQGEAHMWWKAHKQILMAADPVITWARFVLAFFESYFPDSVKEAKEVEFLQLEQGSDNVMTYRKKFEDLAYFAQEYIDTDAKKAKKFVRALKAQLKAAIVALKLTSYVGVLQRALMIEESLKDTSQNTTSKVQGKRPVDNQSTKEVLPQKQQKTQDTHSACRTCGKVHAGPCLIGPITCHRCGRKGHLVKDCRVRLLGQPVMQPLRQQPMQSFGQQRM; translated from the coding sequence atggaaaggttcaagaagctTGGGCCACTGGTCTTCAAGGGGGTGAGTACTGATCCACTTTGGCCAGCGATATGGGTAgaggaaatggagaagatcttcatTGTTCTGGAGTGCACCGACCACCAAAGAGTGGCTTGTGCTACATTTATGCTACAGGGAGAAGCTCATATGTGGTGGAAGGCCCACAAGCAAATTTTAATGGCTGCTGATCCGGTTATCACTTGGGCACGCTTTGTGTTGGCCTTCTTCGAGAGTTACTTCCCAGACAGTGTGAAAGAGGCCAAGGAAGTGGAATTTCTACAGTTGGAACAGGGTTCTGACAATGTGATGACCTAcaggaagaaatttgaagatttagcCTACTTTGCACAAGAGTACATTGACACTGATGCAAAAAAGGCTAAGAAATTTGTGAGGGCACTGAAGGCTCAACTAAAGGCAGCCATTGTGGCACTGAAGCTCACATCATATGTTGGTGTACTACAGAGGGCTCTAATGATAGAAGAGAGCTTGAAGGATACTTCACAGAACACAACTAGCAAAGTGCAGGGGAAGAGGCCGGTAGACAACCAGAGCACTAAGGAAGTCCTACCACAGAAGCAGCAAAAGACTCAGGACACCCATAGTGCATGTCGTACTTGTGGCAAAGTTCATGCTGGACCATGCTTGATAGGACCCATCACCTGCCATAGATGTGGGAGGAAAGGGCATTTAGTGAAGGATTGTCGTGTGCGACTACTTGGACAGCCAGTGATGCAACCACTTCGGCAGCAACCAATGCAATCTTTTGGGCAACAAAGGATGTAG